One stretch of Nicotiana tabacum cultivar K326 chromosome 18, ASM71507v2, whole genome shotgun sequence DNA includes these proteins:
- the LOC107794460 gene encoding WAT1-related protein At4g30420-like, producing the protein MGFETYKPTFVMIALQFMYAAVTLFSRASLVQGMSPRVFVVYRQTIAFLLISPIAFVPRRKTGSSCLGWKSFWLINLAALTGVTINQNIYFSGLYYASSSIASATGNLVPAFTFLMAWVMGMEKVQINSLRSIAKVIGTILCVAGAVAMALLKGPKLLNSEFIPTNELLVLGKENSENLNNWMLGVILLIASACCWSFWLILQVTLSANCPDHLSLTAWLCLMAAIQSGIVTFFFEPNLNSWKVTSSLEFISIFYTGFSSAVSFFGQAWCISRRGPLFSAMFNPLCTVIVTIIASAFMQEEMYTGSLVGSLAVIFGLYVVLWGKAKDKKEDNILEEEPVKQHIQETTIAIQDFPDFTSFKVDLEEPLLTNKSITNIVDDHI; encoded by the exons atgggGTTTGAAACTTACAAACCTACATTTGTTATGATTGCTTTGCAATTTATGTATGCTGCTGTTACTCTATTTAGTAGAGCTTCTCTTGTACAAGGAATGAGCCCTAGAGTTTTTGTAGTTTATAGGCAAACTATAGCCTTTCTCCTCATTTCTCCTATTGCTTTTGTCCCAAG AAGAAAAACAGGAAGTAGTTGCTTGGGATGGAAGAGTTTCTGGTTGATAAATTTAGCAGCTCTCACTGG tGTAACAATCAATCAGAATATCTATTTTTCTGGTTTGTATTATGCTTCATCTTCCATTGCAAGTGCAACTGGCAATCTTGTTCCAGCATTCACTTTTCTCATGGCATGGGTCATGGG AATGGAGAAAGTGCAAATCAATAGCTTGAGAAGTATAGCTAAAGTGATTGGGACAATTCTATGTGTTGCTGGAGCTGTTGCAATGGCATTACTTAAAGGGCCAAAGTTGCTAAATTCAGAATTCATTCCAACAAATGAATTGTTAGTTCTTGGCAAAGAAAATAGTGAGAATCTGAATAATTGGATGCTAGGTGTAATCTTGCTCATTGCAAGTGCTTGTTGCTGgtcattttggctcattttgcAG GTGACATTGTCAGCAAATTGCCCTGATCATCTATCTTTAACAGCCTGGTTATGCCTCATGGCTGCAATTCAATCTGGAATTGTCACATTCTTCTTTGAACCTAATTTGAATAGCTGGAAAGTAACTTCATCTCTGGAATTCATTTCTATCTTCTATACT GGATTTTCATCAGCTGTTTCTTTCTTTGGGCAAGCTTGGTGTATTTCACGTAGAGGACCATTATTTTCTGCTATGTTCAATCCTCTATGCACAGTTATAGTAACAATCATTGCCTCAGCATTTATGCAAGAAGAGATGTACACTGGAAG CTTGGTGGGATCACTTGCTGTGATTTTTGGACTATATGTGGTATTATGGGGAAAGGCAAAGGATAAAAAAGAGGACAATATTTTAGAGGAAGAGCCAGTGAAGCAACATATTCAAGAAACAACAATTGCAATTCAAGATTTTCCAGATTTTACAAGTTTTAAAGTTGATTTAGAGGAACCACTTTTGACTAACAAATCAATAACCAATATTGTAGATGACCATATATAG